In Candidatus Syntrophoarchaeum caldarius, one DNA window encodes the following:
- a CDS encoding flagellar protein FlaI has translation MAATDRTFKTAVKNNPHLGEYLKRWKANKKKLPEFMVQVGRDISKEALNIIYPVGDPIFIHVYLDDTEGVIKYHAIEPVLNDVEKTKYDKVLEIVLEKAPYEPVPEKEEELREVINKLLRESVIVTEEAEEETDEKKRKFNFVKQKKVKMTGLEYDHIRYFIERDIIGSGVIEPLIRDPYIEDIHSIGTGYIHIIHKIFDMTRTNVRFKDDFELTRFLRGMCERIGRPVSEAHPIVDGALPDGSRLNAIYSNDVSRRGSSFTIRKFSSTPISIVQLVGWGTLSAEAAGYLWLCLENGMSIFVCGETASGKTTALNAMLPFILPQSKIFTAEDTAEVLPPHEIWQQLITRDEGPEDSRVTLFDLLKAALRSRPNYIIVGEIRGAEGAVAFQAMQTGHPVLATFHASSVGKMIQRFTGDPINVPITFIDNLNIALIQQAVYRKGKFLRRCTSIDEIEGYYADAGGVVTRAVFQWDPGMDRHFFRGMNNSYILEQKIAETLGYEDKRKIYEDMMYRARIIERMLELGITDYYQVNQIFVDFYRKGPESLPFSV, from the coding sequence ATGGCAGCGACAGATAGGACATTCAAGACCGCGGTAAAGAATAATCCACATCTTGGGGAATACCTGAAGCGCTGGAAGGCGAATAAGAAGAAATTACCAGAATTTATGGTTCAGGTTGGCAGAGATATCTCAAAAGAGGCACTCAACATCATCTATCCGGTCGGCGATCCTATATTCATCCACGTTTATCTGGATGATACAGAAGGAGTGATAAAATATCACGCAATCGAACCTGTTCTAAATGATGTCGAAAAAACAAAATATGATAAAGTCCTTGAGATCGTTCTTGAAAAGGCTCCTTATGAACCCGTCCCTGAGAAAGAGGAGGAATTGCGAGAGGTAATAAATAAACTCTTACGTGAGTCCGTGATAGTAACGGAGGAAGCGGAAGAAGAAACAGATGAGAAGAAGCGGAAGTTCAATTTCGTTAAACAAAAGAAGGTCAAGATGACCGGGCTTGAATACGATCATATCAGGTACTTCATCGAGCGTGATATCATCGGGAGCGGGGTCATAGAGCCGTTGATTCGTGATCCATATATCGAAGATATACATTCGATCGGTACAGGGTATATCCATATCATCCACAAGATCTTCGATATGACCCGAACAAATGTCAGATTCAAAGACGACTTCGAGCTTACAAGATTTCTGCGCGGGATGTGCGAGCGGATTGGGCGACCCGTATCAGAGGCACATCCGATCGTTGACGGTGCGCTTCCCGATGGTTCAAGACTGAACGCGATATACTCGAACGATGTGAGCAGGCGCGGTTCAAGCTTCACGATCAGAAAGTTCTCTTCAACACCTATAAGTATCGTTCAGCTCGTTGGGTGGGGTACGCTGAGTGCAGAGGCTGCAGGCTATCTATGGCTCTGTCTTGAGAACGGTATGAGTATATTTGTCTGCGGTGAGACTGCATCGGGTAAAACAACCGCACTGAACGCAATGCTTCCGTTTATCCTGCCCCAATCAAAGATATTCACAGCAGAGGATACAGCAGAGGTACTTCCACCGCATGAGATCTGGCAGCAGTTGATAACCCGTGATGAGGGACCTGAAGACTCACGGGTAACCCTCTTCGATCTCCTGAAAGCAGCTTTGAGGTCAAGACCCAACTACATCATCGTGGGCGAGATTCGGGGTGCAGAAGGCGCTGTCGCATTCCAGGCAATGCAGACAGGACATCCAGTGCTCGCCACATTCCATGCCTCATCTGTGGGAAAGATGATCCAGCGTTTCACAGGCGATCCAATCAACGTCCCGATCACGTTCATCGATAATCTTAACATTGCTCTCATCCAGCAGGCGGTTTACCGAAAGGGAAAGTTTCTGAGAAGGTGCACATCCATCGATGAGATCGAGGGGTATTATGCAGACGCAGGTGGAGTTGTAACAAGGGCGGTATTCCAGTGGGATCCGGGAATGGACAGACACTTTTTCAGGGGAATGAATAACTCATACATTCTTGAACAGAAAATCGCAGAAACGCTCGGTTACGAGGATAAGCGTAAGATATATGAAGATATGATGTATCGGGCAAGGATAATCGAACGAATGCTCGAACTTGGTATAACAGATTATTATCAGGTGAACCAGATCTTTGTTGACTTCTACCGCAAAGGTCCAGAATCGCTTCCATTCTCGGTCTGA
- a CDS encoding transmembrane oligosaccharyl transferase, with translation MQNPFKDQYTVITFIYGILVAIITGIAFYIRCLPKADVFGGSFVKFGGNDPWYNMRIVENTLTHFPHRINFDAYTYFPHGQYHPFAFLFDQILAFIIWVAGLGSPSHELMELIGAYYPAVLGALTVIPVYIIGKEIYNRNVGILSAALIAVLPGQFLSRSLLGFTDHHVMETLFATWVIAFFVIAVKSAQDRVTMDHILNKDLNHLKKPIFYSILTGIMLGSYILAWKGGVLSVLVILVYLLLQAVIDHMKGKDLAWLLLISIPAFVIAILMILPYLAPSTIDIRTVAALAASILGVAIFAGISHLLRVKEIERAAYPFVLIVLAGTGLFAFSIIAPDLYHSMMAMFNVFSPKAGSLTVAEIHPMTVIHPDPLNRPDYVNIGGCEAWVWFTTPFFIAFIAYAWIVYNLLFKGGKGEELLLITWSALMLYASFGQNRFAAYYAVNVALLTGFLAWKFIEFGAPSTVHEPVKADAKKRHEPKAHKYSFLKKYINLDLVLIFIIIFVVIFYPPIFTPRTGALDSARYTGGPQTDWYESLTWMRENTPDFATDSFNYYTLYPDIPRGEDYPYPSNAYGVMSWWDYGHWITRIAHRIPIANPFQAGIGGPHQGDRPGACVFFITRNETVANEVMDALGGRYVISDFMMADAWNAVYNKFGAMTVWAGDTDGYYGRILNEKGQYETVLTEKYYSTMEARLHILDGTWIERIEPLKNYRLIHESKSMMPITIGDDPIRFVKIFEYVKGADLVVTPSPGLNETFATVTVEVLTNQGRTFNYTQPATLADDGKFHFTLPYSTEGPIEGETQFDTAPTGPYTIEVGNVTREVRVTERDVLDGGLIEVNM, from the coding sequence TTGCAAAATCCGTTCAAAGATCAGTATACGGTGATAACGTTCATCTATGGCATACTTGTTGCGATAATCACTGGCATTGCGTTTTATATACGCTGTCTCCCAAAAGCAGATGTTTTTGGCGGTAGTTTTGTCAAGTTTGGCGGGAATGATCCATGGTATAATATGCGGATCGTTGAAAATACGCTTACACACTTTCCACACCGCATCAACTTTGATGCCTATACATATTTTCCACATGGTCAATATCATCCGTTTGCCTTCCTTTTTGATCAGATACTTGCATTCATCATATGGGTGGCAGGGCTTGGCTCACCATCACATGAACTCATGGAGCTTATAGGTGCCTATTATCCTGCCGTGCTTGGTGCACTCACCGTTATACCGGTCTATATCATCGGAAAGGAGATATACAACAGGAATGTTGGCATCCTGTCAGCCGCACTCATCGCTGTTCTGCCAGGGCAGTTTCTCTCACGTTCACTTCTCGGATTTACAGATCACCACGTGATGGAGACGCTTTTTGCAACATGGGTGATTGCGTTCTTTGTGATCGCTGTAAAGTCTGCACAGGATCGCGTAACAATGGATCACATCCTGAATAAGGACCTTAATCATCTCAAAAAGCCGATCTTCTACTCAATTCTTACAGGGATCATGCTCGGCTCATATATACTTGCATGGAAGGGTGGTGTGCTCTCGGTCCTTGTGATTCTCGTCTATCTGCTGCTTCAGGCAGTAATTGATCATATGAAGGGAAAGGATCTTGCATGGCTTCTTTTAATCTCAATTCCTGCATTTGTGATTGCAATTTTGATGATCCTGCCATACCTGGCCCCATCAACGATCGATATAAGAACCGTTGCAGCGCTTGCGGCATCGATTCTCGGGGTGGCAATTTTTGCTGGAATCTCACATCTATTGAGAGTGAAAGAAATTGAACGGGCTGCATATCCTTTTGTACTCATCGTCCTTGCAGGAACTGGTCTTTTTGCTTTCAGTATCATCGCACCTGATCTATATCACTCGATGATGGCGATGTTCAATGTCTTCTCACCCAAAGCAGGTTCACTCACGGTTGCCGAGATCCATCCAATGACTGTAATCCATCCGGACCCGCTCAATCGTCCTGATTATGTAAATATTGGGGGCTGCGAAGCATGGGTCTGGTTTACAACACCATTCTTCATCGCGTTCATTGCGTATGCTTGGATTGTATACAACCTCCTTTTTAAAGGTGGAAAAGGAGAGGAACTGCTCTTGATCACGTGGAGTGCTCTGATGCTCTATGCATCGTTTGGTCAGAACAGGTTTGCCGCATACTACGCTGTGAACGTCGCACTTTTGACGGGGTTTCTTGCATGGAAGTTCATCGAGTTCGGGGCCCCATCGACTGTGCATGAACCTGTAAAAGCAGATGCAAAGAAGCGGCATGAGCCTAAAGCGCATAAGTACTCGTTCCTGAAGAAATACATCAATCTCGATCTTGTTCTTATATTCATAATCATCTTTGTCGTTATCTTCTACCCACCGATCTTCACGCCCAGAACAGGTGCACTTGATAGCGCCAGATATACAGGTGGTCCACAGACAGACTGGTACGAATCTCTCACATGGATGCGTGAAAATACACCCGACTTCGCAACCGATAGTTTTAATTATTACACGCTCTATCCGGATATCCCGCGGGGAGAGGACTATCCATATCCATCGAATGCGTATGGTGTCATGTCATGGTGGGATTACGGGCACTGGATCACGAGAATCGCCCACAGGATCCCGATCGCAAACCCCTTCCAGGCCGGGATCGGGGGTCCACATCAGGGAGATAGACCTGGAGCATGTGTCTTCTTCATCACAAGAAACGAAACAGTAGCAAACGAGGTGATGGATGCACTCGGTGGGAGGTATGTGATCTCTGACTTCATGATGGCAGATGCGTGGAATGCGGTCTACAACAAATTCGGAGCGATGACGGTCTGGGCAGGTGATACTGATGGCTATTATGGCAGAATATTAAACGAAAAGGGACAATATGAGACCGTGCTCACAGAGAAGTACTACTCAACGATGGAAGCACGATTACACATCCTGGATGGAACGTGGATTGAGAGGATTGAGCCGCTCAAGAACTATCGATTGATCCATGAGTCAAAGAGCATGATGCCGATAACGATAGGTGACGACCCCATCAGGTTTGTCAAGATCTTTGAGTACGTTAAGGGCGCAGACCTTGTTGTAACTCCTTCTCCTGGCTTGAATGAGACATTTGCCACCGTCACGGTTGAGGTCTTAACGAACCAGGGCAGAACCTTCAACTACACACAACCCGCAACGCTTGCTGACGATGGTAAGTTTCATTTCACACTTCCATACTCGACCGAAGGACCGATTGAGGGCGAGACTCAGTTCGATACCGCGCCAACAGGTCCGTACACAATTGAGGTCGGGAATGTAACACGTGAGGTCAGGGTTACAGAGCGGGACGTGCTCGATGGTGGTCTGATTGAGGTAAATATGTAA
- a CDS encoding Cobyrinic acid A,C-diamide synthase: MLKTEEKLNKTQYDFVLRDMRARIVIGGVQSGVGKTTITLGIIAALRKMGYDVRPFKVGPDFIDPSHQSVIAGNPSHNLDSFMMTPEQIRSSFLKNTSDESIAVIEGVMGFFDGMSGKNEERGSTAHVSKILKAPAILVAGVGPIARSIGAVALGYRDFDPDVNLQGIIFNPVGSEKYKKILEDGIDGILPCLGHFPKDEHLMIKERHLGLKMAHETTYDFDHLAEVTLENIDLDRLVKIAEDAGEIEGEITEFDPIFKGCRVAVARDEAFCFYYPENIEIMQELGVEVVEFSPLRDSLPDVDGIYFGGGYPELYAEELEQNEGIREEIKRRVEEGMPLYAECGGMMYTLRKVNGYEMLGIFDADAELTERLQAVGYVIAESLSDTVVSRKGEVLKGHEFHYSVVHPGDVRFAYRMIRGKGIVDGMDGMVYKNVLASYTHIHAVSHPEAFVNFLSLCHENPK; encoded by the coding sequence TTGTTAAAGACAGAAGAAAAGCTTAATAAAACTCAATATGATTTTGTTTTACGTGATATGAGAGCGAGGATCGTTATTGGGGGAGTGCAGAGTGGAGTTGGAAAGACCACGATAACACTTGGGATCATCGCGGCATTGAGGAAGATGGGTTATGATGTCAGACCATTCAAGGTTGGGCCAGATTTTATCGACCCCTCTCATCAGAGTGTTATCGCCGGAAACCCATCCCATAACCTCGATTCTTTCATGATGACCCCTGAGCAGATACGATCCTCCTTCCTTAAAAATACTTCAGATGAATCTATCGCTGTGATAGAGGGCGTTATGGGGTTTTTTGATGGCATGAGCGGGAAGAATGAAGAACGGGGCAGCACAGCACACGTCTCAAAGATATTGAAAGCTCCTGCAATCCTTGTAGCGGGAGTCGGTCCAATTGCACGAAGCATTGGCGCTGTCGCACTTGGATACAGGGATTTTGATCCTGATGTGAATCTGCAGGGCATCATATTCAACCCTGTGGGGAGTGAAAAGTATAAAAAAATACTGGAAGACGGGATAGATGGGATCCTGCCCTGCCTTGGTCATTTCCCGAAGGATGAACATCTGATGATCAAAGAGCGTCATCTCGGGCTCAAGATGGCACATGAGACCACGTATGACTTCGACCACCTCGCAGAGGTTACGCTTGAGAACATCGACCTTGATCGTCTGGTCAAGATCGCAGAAGACGCAGGTGAGATTGAAGGAGAGATCACCGAGTTTGATCCGATCTTCAAAGGGTGCAGAGTTGCTGTAGCAAGAGATGAGGCGTTCTGCTTCTACTATCCTGAGAATATCGAGATCATGCAGGAACTTGGCGTGGAGGTCGTGGAGTTCAGTCCATTGAGGGATTCACTACCTGATGTAGATGGTATCTACTTTGGCGGTGGATACCCTGAGCTTTATGCCGAGGAGCTTGAGCAGAATGAGGGGATAAGGGAGGAGATAAAGAGGAGGGTTGAGGAGGGGATGCCACTTTATGCTGAATGTGGCGGGATGATGTACACGCTGAGAAAGGTTAATGGGTATGAGATGCTCGGGATATTTGATGCCGATGCTGAGCTCACAGAGAGACTCCAGGCTGTAGGATATGTCATCGCCGAGTCTTTGAGTGATACCGTGGTATCAAGGAAGGGTGAGGTGCTGAAGGGGCATGAGTTTCACTATTCGGTGGTTCATCCGGGTGATGTGAGGTTTGCATACAGGATGATCCGGGGGAAAGGGATTGTAGATGGTATGGATGGGATGGTGTATAAGAATGTGCTTGCATCCTATACGCATATCCATGCTGTGAGCCATCCTGAGGCGTTTGTAAACTTTTTGAGTTTATGTCATGAAAATCCAAAATAA
- a CDS encoding flagellar motor protein MotA has product MDISSGIMGLMFVISNSLLYPVVIALLILVAFSFVIVGQFISEYASRNRDFSRLKSGVKLAKENIELKNFKEASSVLRSSGSNFLLESFITDLTRSIDAANFSIEAEKLLQDYELRIARELEIPRLISRIAPMLGLMGTLIPMGPALMGLSSGNIEALASNLAIAFATTVLGILTGGIAYAVLIVKKRWYTQDLSDMEYVVEVLK; this is encoded by the coding sequence ATGGATATATCATCTGGAATAATGGGATTGATGTTTGTAATATCAAATTCACTTCTCTATCCTGTAGTCATCGCGCTTCTCATACTCGTCGCATTCTCATTCGTGATCGTTGGGCAGTTCATATCTGAGTATGCATCAAGAAACAGGGATTTCAGCAGGCTCAAGTCTGGAGTGAAGCTTGCAAAGGAGAATATCGAGCTTAAAAACTTCAAAGAAGCTTCAAGCGTACTCAGGAGTTCAGGCTCAAACTTCCTCCTTGAGAGCTTCATAACAGATCTTACACGCTCTATCGATGCTGCGAACTTTTCGATCGAGGCGGAGAAGCTTTTACAGGACTATGAGCTAAGGATTGCCCGTGAACTTGAGATACCAAGACTCATCTCAAGGATTGCACCGATGCTTGGACTCATGGGAACACTGATACCGATGGGGCCTGCCCTCATGGGCTTATCCTCTGGCAATATCGAGGCGCTGGCATCAAACCTTGCGATCGCATTTGCAACCACGGTTCTCGGTATTTTAACAGGAGGAATCGCTTACGCAGTTCTTATTGTCAAGAAGCGATGGTACACACAGGATTTAAGCGATATGGAGTATGTTGTGGAGGTATTGAAGTGA
- a CDS encoding transporter: MTEITGLIATGVLIGIAILALKTGIGCGFASLNRREVLYLASSYFLLSIVMALLVGIIPSDLTEGILAAGVTMHLIIAIGLILFGIHTKKEWLSCGSDHSRKTFLILSLPCPVCVTATFLSCVILSNSLDVSNFRIGLGLGTIFFIGVTLSSFSISTLATRFGVKSPSALGTAMIIFGLFYLISPIIIPAYIQAQSFPSVEIPFNLKETATSFFIIAFLILSGFFSHRFNRSTVKGGQ, translated from the coding sequence TTGACAGAAATAACGGGTCTTATAGCGACAGGTGTTCTGATCGGCATCGCGATACTGGCGCTTAAGACCGGTATAGGGTGTGGATTTGCAAGCCTCAATCGACGTGAGGTGCTATATCTTGCTTCAAGCTATTTTCTTCTATCAATCGTGATGGCACTCCTCGTCGGGATCATTCCTTCAGATCTAACAGAAGGGATACTTGCCGCTGGTGTTACGATGCACCTTATTATTGCCATCGGTCTCATACTCTTTGGTATCCATACAAAGAAGGAGTGGTTATCCTGTGGATCTGATCATTCGAGAAAGACATTTTTAATACTCTCATTACCATGCCCGGTCTGTGTGACCGCGACCTTTCTCTCATGTGTGATTCTTTCAAACTCACTCGATGTGAGTAACTTCAGGATCGGTTTAGGTCTGGGTACGATCTTCTTCATCGGTGTCACACTCTCATCCTTCTCGATATCCACACTTGCAACCAGGTTTGGAGTTAAAAGCCCCTCTGCACTCGGAACAGCGATGATCATATTTGGTCTTTTCTATCTGATCTCACCGATTATCATCCCTGCGTATATTCAGGCACAATCATTCCCATCGGTTGAAATTCCGTTTAATTTGAAGGAGACCGCAACCTCTTTCTTCATAATTGCTTTTCTTATACTATCCGGCTTCTTCAGCCATAGATTTAATCGTTCAACGGTAAAAGGGGGTCAATAA
- a CDS encoding cobalt ABC transporter ATP-binding protein — protein MHAIEVCNLSYSYPDGTQALKEVNLSVEDGKKTAILGPNGSGKSTLFYHLNGIFLPQTGRVIVKGREITKKNLDWIRSTVGLVFQNPDDQLFAPTVKDDVSFGPSNLRLPGEEVEKRVGESLEIVGMTGFERVPPHHLSTGQKKRVAIAGILAMDPEILVFDEPLSGLDPRGQTELIELLDELNAEGKTIVVSTHDVDFASAWADEIYLLQRGMVYARGHPSEIFSNEDVVRATDLRFPVVVKVHKEFEAHGIYEKVDRIPLSIIDLVENLNGSEKRESGKIWVVRIPGMKEGGADAVNLDELKKVLDLDPDKTGAMGTTAKACAKMLGIESDFESDVIDSAISEAIRGGNVLVFASGGMSDLVSRRVEEYNRKSGKTIRWERLI, from the coding sequence GTGCACGCGATTGAGGTTTGCAATCTTTCATACTCGTATCCTGATGGGACACAGGCTCTTAAAGAGGTGAACCTGAGTGTGGAAGATGGCAAGAAGACTGCAATCCTTGGACCAAACGGATCAGGCAAATCAACACTCTTCTATCACCTCAACGGCATCTTTCTACCACAGACTGGTAGGGTCATCGTGAAAGGGAGGGAGATCACAAAGAAGAACCTCGACTGGATCAGATCAACCGTTGGACTCGTATTTCAGAACCCTGATGATCAGCTATTTGCACCCACCGTGAAAGATGATGTCTCCTTCGGCCCGTCAAACCTCAGGCTTCCCGGGGAGGAGGTAGAAAAAAGGGTCGGAGAGTCCCTGGAGATCGTAGGAATGACCGGGTTTGAGAGAGTTCCCCCTCACCATCTGAGTACCGGGCAGAAGAAACGTGTTGCGATTGCAGGAATTCTCGCGATGGATCCTGAGATCCTCGTATTTGACGAACCTCTCTCAGGGCTTGACCCCCGGGGTCAGACAGAACTGATTGAGTTGCTTGATGAGTTGAATGCAGAAGGTAAAACTATTGTGGTCTCGACCCATGATGTGGATTTCGCGTCAGCGTGGGCTGATGAGATTTATCTGCTTCAGAGGGGGATGGTGTATGCCCGTGGACATCCTTCTGAGATATTTTCCAATGAAGATGTTGTCAGAGCGACTGATCTCAGGTTTCCGGTGGTTGTAAAGGTACACAAAGAGTTTGAGGCACATGGAATATACGAAAAAGTGGATAGAATTCCGCTATCAATTATCGACCTTGTTGAAAATCTGAACGGATCAGAGAAGAGAGAGAGTGGGAAGATATGGGTTGTAAGAATCCCCGGGATGAAAGAGGGCGGGGCTGATGCTGTAAATCTTGATGAACTCAAGAAGGTTCTGGATCTTGATCCTGATAAGACAGGTGCGATGGGTACAACTGCAAAGGCATGTGCGAAAATGCTCGGGATTGAGTCTGACTTTGAGAGCGATGTGATAGATTCTGCGATATCTGAGGCGATTAGGGGAGGAAATGTCCTTGTGTTTGCCTCAGGTGGGATGAGTGATCTTGTTTCAAGACGGGTGGAGGAGTACAACAGAAAGAGTGGGAAAACTATAAGGTGGGAGAGGTTGATATAG